A stretch of the Aphis gossypii isolate Hap1 chromosome 2, ASM2018417v2, whole genome shotgun sequence genome encodes the following:
- the LOC114125456 gene encoding troponin C-like: MSWMDPPPPSVEMSEGITLSKDQLKVLRKAFDTFDTEKNGKITCANINIILDMLGHATDTVTVRNIVAEIDHQGTGTLSFDDFCTLAAKFMTEEEEDSEAIKTELREAFRLYDKEGNGYITTEVLREILSELDNNMSDEELDQMIDEIDADGSGTVDFDEFMEVMTG; the protein is encoded by the exons atg tcgtgGATGGACCCACCCCCTCCATCAGTTGAGATGTCGGAAGGCATAACGTTGAGTAAAGATCAATTGAAAG ttttaagaaAGGCTTTCGACACATTTGACACGGAGAAAAACGGAAAAATTACGTGTGCCAACATCAACATTATCTTGGATATGTTGGGCCATGCTACCGACACGGTAACCGTCAGGAACATCGTAGCCGAAATTGACCATCAAG GGACTGGTACATTATCCTTTGATGACTTCTGTACGCTGGCAGCCAAATTTATGACCGAGGAGGAAGAAGACTCCGAAGCAATCAAAACAGAACTCAGAGAAGCTTTTAGGTTATACGACAAAGAAG GAAATGGATATATAACAACTGAAGTACTGAGAGAAATATTGTCTGAACTCGACAACAACATGTCCGACGAAGAACTGGATCAGATGATCGATGAAATCGACGCAGACGGATCCGGTACCGTAGACTTTGACG aattcaTGGAGGTAATGACTGGTTAA